One part of the Mariniflexile litorale genome encodes these proteins:
- a CDS encoding glycosyl hydrolase has product MKLNHALLFLVFISFFTCKVNEQDKTSPWPEQNNTNKPWTRWWWMGSSVDKPNIKSSLIDFHKAGIGGVEITPIYGVKGQEDNFIDYLSPKWMDMLKYTIHVSDSLGMQVDMVLGTGWPYGGSHVTAPYAATKLIIETFQIKKDQTFNKDITATKEKVTPQLLHVVAYGSDGSYLDLTPKLKGNHLQWQASHTDYTIYAIFAGKTGQQVKRAAPGGSGYTLDHYSTEALNAYVQPFNKAFDGFEGKLRAIFNDSYEVYGTDFTPMFLEAFEKLRGYDLKLYLSQLLDKEDSEIGNRIKSDYRETLSDLLLNRFDVPWTNWANSKNYKTKLQAHGSPGNLIDLYASADIPECETFGSMPYDIPGFRREQEDIREGDADPVMLKFSSSAAHISGKQLTSSETFTWLRDHFKTALSQCKPEVEDLLLNGINHVFLHGSTYSPKQAEWPGWKFYASVNFNATNTIWEDAPSLFSYIANCQSMLQSGKPDNETLLYWPIYDTWDKNFGGNLFFQFKIHSLDEWLHNTPFYHTTKKLMSNGYGVDFISDNFIKQATFKDGHIVLPGGNYKSIIIPNCEKMPMATLEKLISLKKLGAHIIFEGLPNSVPGFYNYEAQNLKLSQLISENSSFLNLTSNLFNDLENAQIHPETLVKTGLKFIKRDVDGEKIYYLVNHTSKVIDEYIPISIKNKEVIILDPLTKKYGNALVKKEDNTTLVKLRIEPGQSFILKTENTKSYQNWNYYKTAGSPINLEGTWEINFEKGGPELPASAKTNTLKSWTSLSPEAEAFSGTALYTLEFNAPEVEADNWKLNLGDVRESAKVWLNGNYIGDLWSVPFNINLGQLKKGKNELKIQVTNLAANRIRAKEMRGEEWKIFYEINMVDKDYKKFDATKWQPMPSGLLDPISITPLKKTE; this is encoded by the coding sequence ATGAAACTTAATCATGCACTCTTATTTTTAGTTTTTATATCTTTTTTCACCTGTAAAGTGAATGAGCAAGACAAAACATCCCCTTGGCCAGAACAAAACAATACAAATAAACCTTGGACACGTTGGTGGTGGATGGGGAGTTCGGTAGACAAGCCCAATATCAAATCGAGCTTAATAGATTTTCATAAAGCAGGTATTGGTGGTGTGGAAATTACACCCATTTATGGTGTTAAAGGACAAGAAGATAACTTTATTGATTATTTATCGCCTAAATGGATGGATATGCTAAAATACACCATACATGTTTCCGATAGTTTAGGGATGCAAGTTGACATGGTTTTAGGTACAGGTTGGCCTTATGGTGGTAGTCATGTTACAGCACCATATGCTGCTACAAAATTAATTATAGAAACTTTTCAAATTAAAAAAGACCAAACATTTAATAAAGACATAACCGCAACTAAAGAAAAAGTAACACCACAATTACTTCATGTAGTTGCTTATGGTAGTGATGGGTCCTATTTAGATTTAACCCCTAAGCTAAAAGGAAACCATTTACAATGGCAAGCTAGTCATACCGATTATACCATTTACGCCATTTTTGCGGGTAAAACAGGACAACAAGTAAAACGAGCAGCTCCTGGCGGAAGTGGTTACACTTTAGATCACTATTCAACCGAAGCATTAAACGCTTATGTACAACCTTTCAACAAAGCTTTTGATGGTTTTGAAGGCAAACTTCGAGCCATTTTTAACGATAGTTACGAGGTTTACGGCACCGACTTCACTCCTATGTTTTTAGAAGCATTTGAAAAACTGCGCGGTTACGATTTAAAACTCTACTTATCTCAATTACTCGATAAAGAAGACTCTGAAATTGGCAATAGAATAAAGAGTGATTACAGAGAAACCTTATCTGATTTATTATTAAACAGATTTGATGTTCCTTGGACGAATTGGGCAAATTCTAAAAACTACAAAACGAAGTTACAAGCACATGGATCGCCCGGAAACTTAATTGATTTATACGCATCGGCCGACATTCCAGAATGTGAAACATTTGGTTCAATGCCATATGATATTCCGGGATTTAGACGAGAGCAGGAAGACATTCGAGAAGGTGACGCCGACCCTGTTATGCTGAAATTTTCATCTTCAGCGGCACACATTTCAGGTAAGCAACTAACCTCATCAGAAACCTTTACATGGCTACGCGACCATTTTAAAACAGCTTTATCGCAATGTAAACCTGAAGTTGAAGACTTATTGTTAAATGGCATCAACCATGTATTTTTACACGGTTCAACTTATTCACCAAAACAAGCTGAATGGCCTGGTTGGAAATTCTATGCATCGGTTAATTTTAATGCTACCAATACCATATGGGAAGATGCACCTTCCTTGTTTTCTTATATCGCTAATTGCCAATCCATGCTTCAATCTGGAAAACCAGATAATGAAACTTTATTATACTGGCCTATTTATGATACTTGGGATAAGAATTTTGGAGGTAATTTATTCTTTCAATTTAAAATTCACTCGTTAGATGAGTGGTTGCATAACACGCCTTTTTACCATACCACCAAAAAATTAATGAGCAACGGTTATGGAGTCGATTTTATTTCTGACAACTTCATAAAACAAGCAACTTTTAAAGACGGACATATTGTGCTTCCTGGAGGTAATTACAAATCGATAATTATTCCTAATTGTGAAAAAATGCCCATGGCAACTTTGGAAAAGTTGATTTCATTAAAAAAATTGGGCGCTCATATTATTTTTGAAGGCTTGCCTAATTCTGTTCCTGGATTTTATAATTACGAAGCTCAAAACTTAAAATTATCACAACTGATTTCAGAGAACAGCTCCTTTTTAAATCTAACTTCAAACTTATTCAATGATTTAGAAAATGCTCAAATTCACCCAGAAACCTTAGTTAAAACAGGTTTGAAATTTATTAAAAGAGATGTGGATGGCGAAAAAATATACTATTTGGTTAATCATACTTCTAAAGTTATAGACGAGTATATTCCGATATCAATAAAAAACAAGGAAGTCATTATTTTAGACCCCTTAACTAAAAAATATGGCAATGCGCTTGTAAAAAAAGAAGACAACACAACATTAGTAAAACTTCGAATAGAACCTGGACAATCGTTCATTCTTAAAACAGAAAATACTAAGTCTTATCAAAATTGGAATTATTACAAGACAGCTGGAAGTCCAATAAACTTAGAAGGTACTTGGGAAATTAACTTTGAAAAAGGAGGACCTGAATTACCCGCTTCAGCAAAAACAAACACCTTAAAATCTTGGACTAGTTTAAGTCCTGAAGCAGAGGCTTTCTCAGGCACCGCACTTTACACTTTGGAATTTAACGCACCAGAGGTAGAAGCAGATAATTGGAAATTGAATTTAGGCGACGTTAGAGAAAGTGCTAAAGTTTGGCTTAATGGCAATTATATTGGAGATCTTTGGTCCGTACCTTTCAACATAAACTTAGGGCAACTTAAAAAAGGAAAAAACGAATTAAAAATACAAGTTACCAATCTTGCTGCGAATAGAATTCGTGCCAAAGAAATGAGAGGTGAAGAATGGAAAATTTTCTACGAAATAAATATGGTAGATAAAGATTATAAAAAATTTGACGCTACAAAATGGCAGCCTATGCCTTCTGGTTTACTAGATCCTATTTCAATAACGCCCTTAAAAAAAACTGAATAA
- a CDS encoding prolyl oligopeptidase family serine peptidase: MNKGIKVLIIGLSLVLFTQTTTSQSKEISLWEKIPGTKKNDSYKEEFRLDSNGKANAIRKVTEPTLKVFLVDNNNLENTAVIICPGGGYSVLSHDKEGDKIAEWLNAIGISAFVLKYRLPSDAIMEDKTIGPLQDAQEAIRTVKRNAKNWNLDPNKIGIIGFSAGGHLASTAATHYNDKVYASDETSARPDFSMLIYPVISMEDGITHNGSKENLLGKDPSSELIEKYSNEKQVNKNTPPTILIHATDDKSVPVENSINYYLALKKHNVPTEMHIYENGGHGFGLGRFGTHLNWPKACENWLIANKFIPEKEIYMFSYFKGNGEDGLHLAYSEDGYTWKSIKNDTSFLTPQVGKDKLMRDPCIIKGGDGLYHMVWTVSWTDKGIGYANSKDLINWSEQQFIPVMEHESGTRNTWAPEITYDENSKEYIIYWASTIRGHFPETQVKEDDGYNHRMYYTTTKDFKTFSKTKLLYEPGFNVIDATIQKQGNKFVMFLKDETKKPAQKNIKIAFSNNLIGPYTKASVPITGDYWAEGPTVINIDGNWIVYFDKYKDHTYGAIQSKDLNTWEDISNKIEFPKGTRHGSVFKISLSEFKSFQSKL, translated from the coding sequence ATGAACAAAGGCATAAAAGTATTAATTATAGGACTATCATTAGTGTTATTCACTCAAACAACTACTTCTCAGAGTAAAGAAATCTCCTTATGGGAAAAGATTCCAGGAACTAAAAAAAATGATTCTTATAAAGAAGAATTTAGATTAGATTCTAATGGAAAAGCTAATGCCATAAGAAAAGTGACAGAACCCACTTTAAAAGTATTTTTAGTGGATAATAATAATCTTGAAAATACTGCAGTTATTATTTGTCCAGGTGGCGGTTATTCCGTTTTATCGCATGATAAAGAAGGCGATAAAATTGCAGAATGGTTAAACGCTATAGGTATTTCTGCTTTTGTACTTAAGTACCGCTTACCTAGTGATGCTATTATGGAAGATAAAACCATTGGGCCTCTTCAAGATGCACAAGAAGCTATTAGAACGGTAAAAAGAAATGCTAAAAATTGGAATTTAGACCCAAATAAAATTGGGATCATTGGTTTTTCGGCTGGCGGACATTTAGCTTCAACCGCAGCTACGCATTATAATGATAAAGTATATGCTTCAGATGAAACCAGTGCTAGACCAGATTTTTCAATGTTAATCTATCCCGTGATTTCTATGGAAGATGGTATAACTCATAATGGTTCAAAAGAAAATTTATTAGGAAAGGATCCTTCCTCAGAATTAATAGAAAAATATTCAAACGAAAAACAGGTTAACAAAAACACACCACCAACTATTCTAATTCATGCTACCGATGATAAATCTGTTCCTGTTGAAAATAGCATCAACTATTATTTAGCTTTAAAAAAGCATAATGTACCAACTGAAATGCATATTTATGAAAATGGTGGTCATGGTTTTGGTTTAGGCAGGTTCGGCACGCATCTTAATTGGCCAAAAGCTTGCGAAAATTGGTTAATTGCAAATAAATTCATACCTGAAAAAGAAATTTACATGTTCTCCTACTTCAAAGGAAATGGGGAAGACGGGTTACATTTAGCTTATAGTGAAGATGGTTACACATGGAAATCTATAAAAAACGATACTTCTTTTTTAACACCCCAAGTTGGAAAAGATAAACTAATGCGAGACCCCTGCATTATAAAAGGTGGAGATGGTTTATACCATATGGTATGGACGGTAAGCTGGACAGATAAAGGTATTGGATATGCTAATTCCAAAGATTTAATCAATTGGTCTGAACAACAATTTATACCAGTCATGGAGCATGAATCAGGAACAAGAAATACTTGGGCTCCAGAAATCACTTATGATGAGAACTCAAAAGAGTATATAATTTATTGGGCATCTACAATTAGAGGACATTTTCCAGAAACTCAGGTAAAAGAAGATGATGGTTATAACCATAGAATGTATTATACAACTACTAAAGACTTCAAAACCTTCAGTAAAACCAAATTATTATACGAACCGGGATTTAATGTGATTGATGCTACCATTCAAAAGCAGGGCAACAAATTTGTTATGTTTTTAAAAGACGAAACAAAAAAACCAGCGCAAAAAAACATAAAAATAGCTTTTAGTAACAACCTAATTGGTCCATACACTAAGGCAAGCGTCCCTATTACTGGAGACTATTGGGCAGAAGGACCAACAGTAATTAATATTGATGGAAATTGGATTGTATACTTTGATAAATATAAAGACCATACATATGGTGCCATTCAATCTAAAGATTTAAATACGTGGGAAGATATATCTAATAAAATTGAATTTCCAAAAGGCACAAGACATGGTAGTGTTTTTAAAATTTCATTATCAGAGTTTAAATCTTTTCAGAGTAAATTATAA
- a CDS encoding glycoside hydrolase family 88 protein: MKKTLLFISLSFLIAQISFSQQPFNKKDVLAQMELANKYFMEKWPDVGKTIVTNRERPSNIWTRGVYYEGLMALYEIYPKEVYYDYAYSWSEFHNWGFRNGNANRNADDYCAAQTYIDLYNLEPDPKKLKNTKSCINMLLNTPQLDDWSWIDAIQMGMPVFAKLGVLENDNRYFDKMYDMYMYSRDKHGDNGLYNPKDGLWWRDADFDPPYTEPNGEDSYWSRGNGWVIAALAKVLSIIPEDAPHREQYIIDLKSMAEALVPIQRKDGFWNVSLHDPKHYGGKETSGTALFVYGMAYGVNNGILDKGKYMPVIEKAWNAMIKDALHDNGFLGYLQSTGKEPKDGQPLSYDKVPDFEDYGLGCFLLAGAEVYRLN; encoded by the coding sequence ATGAAAAAGACACTTTTATTTATAAGCCTAAGCTTCTTAATTGCTCAAATTTCATTTTCACAACAACCTTTTAATAAGAAGGATGTATTAGCACAAATGGAATTAGCCAACAAATACTTTATGGAAAAATGGCCCGATGTGGGCAAAACCATAGTAACTAACAGAGAACGTCCAAGTAATATTTGGACACGTGGCGTATATTACGAAGGTTTGATGGCATTATATGAAATATATCCAAAAGAAGTCTATTATGATTATGCGTATTCATGGTCTGAATTCCATAATTGGGGTTTTAGAAACGGTAATGCCAATCGTAATGCCGATGATTATTGTGCTGCCCAAACCTATATAGATTTATATAATTTAGAACCAGACCCAAAAAAACTAAAAAACACAAAATCCTGTATAAATATGTTGCTCAATACACCGCAATTAGATGACTGGTCGTGGATTGATGCTATACAAATGGGTATGCCTGTTTTTGCAAAATTAGGTGTTCTGGAAAATGACAATCGTTATTTTGACAAAATGTATGATATGTACATGTATTCTAGGGATAAGCATGGCGATAATGGCTTGTATAATCCAAAAGATGGTCTTTGGTGGCGTGATGCAGACTTCGACCCTCCTTACACAGAGCCTAACGGTGAAGACTCCTATTGGAGTCGTGGTAACGGTTGGGTAATTGCGGCATTAGCCAAAGTATTGTCTATTATTCCAGAAGATGCGCCTCATAGGGAACAATATATTATTGATTTGAAATCGATGGCAGAAGCATTGGTACCAATTCAAAGAAAAGATGGTTTTTGGAATGTAAGTTTACATGACCCAAAACATTACGGAGGAAAAGAGACATCGGGCACCGCTTTATTTGTTTATGGTATGGCTTATGGTGTGAACAACGGTATTTTAGATAAAGGAAAATATATGCCTGTAATAGAAAAAGCTTGGAATGCAATGATAAAAGACGCTTTGCATGACAACGGTTTCTTAGGTTATTTACAATCTACCGGAAAAGAACCGAAAGATGGACAACCTCTATCGTATGATAAAGTTCCAGATTTTGAAGATTATGGTTTAGGCTGTTTTCTTTTAGCTGGCGCAGAAGTTTATAGATTAAACTAA